The region GACTTCAGGGACCAGAAAAGGTTTTACATATGCAGCCGCGAGAGTGATGGTTCCCTGATATAAAAGCACTGAAACTGAAGAGAACAGAACCCCAATTCCCATGGTGGATGAAAATATTACCGCTGCAATGCCATCCAGAGTTGATTTTGCAAAAAGGGTGCTATGATTGCCGGTCAGACCACTTTCTAAAGAACCTACAATCGCCATTGCGCCCACACAGTAGAGCAAAGATGTGGTCACAAATCCTTCTGCAAAGCCTCCTTCTTTTTTGGAGAATTTTTCTTCCAGCCATTCCCCTACATTTTCCAGTCTGAGTTCAATTTTACCCAGTTCTCCCACAAGGCTGCCAAGGGCAAGAGAGATAAGTATCAGAATAAAATCATCACATTTAAAAGCGCTTTTCAAACCGATGAGGATCACACCCAGACTGATGGCCTGTATGATGGTTTGGTTATATTTTTCAGATATTTTGCCGCGGAAAACAAGTCCAACAAGGCTTCCTGCAATAATTGCTGCCACATTTGCTAAAGTACCTAACACGGGAGACTCCTTTTTTTTGGTTTTGATGGATACATATAGATCATCATATTAGCAAGATTTTTTTATGGATTGTAATATTATAACTCAAGTTTCGCACCCCTTATCAATGGTGGAGCCGGGATTGTTAAAGCGCCGATTGGTGTTAAGGGTGTGAATCGAGACAGTTATATTATTTTCTTCCAGGGGATATGAATTGAATCGGTTGCAGGGTGTCCGGATATTTGGAATAAAGTCTATCCGTTGCTAAACCATATAAAAGGGATGGTCTATTCCAAATATCCGGACACTGCGAAAAAGGTAGAACAGATGACCCACATATCCCCTTACAGAAAAAAATATAACCGTTTCGATTCACATCTGATTTTATATGTTACCTGTCGTCAGGGCATTGCTTTCCGCCAAACTGGGGTGCGAAACTTGAGTTTTAATTTTTTGCAGAAAAAGGTGGATTTAATATGGCAGAGCTTGAGGGATATTTGTTTATAAGTTGATCGTGCACATAAACTGTGGTATCTGGCAGAACAGTAACTGATAAACCGAGAGCCCCGTTCCGAAAGCGCTTCGGGTCTCTGAGGAAAACCACATTAGTATTGTCATGGTAAATCACCATGAACTTCCTGGGCTTCAGATTTTCAAAGACAGAGAATAATATCACCCAACCAGACCATTGGAGACAGGTTTAGGAGATAATAATGCTTGCTTATTGTGGATTGAAATGTCTTGAATGTCCTGTATTTCGTGCAACAAAAACCAACGATGAAAAACTCAGAATTGAGACTGCCAAAAATTGGAGTGAATATTTCGAAAAGGGAGTTAAGCCAGAGGAACTTTACTGTGATGGATGCCAAACTTTAAACAGACGAATATTTAGTTGGTGTAAAAAATGTCCTGTAAGGCTCTGTGCCGGGAGACGTCGAATACAAAATTGTGGCTTTTGTGATGCCTATCCTTGCAAGGATATTATGGAAATTCATAAGATTAACCCTCAAGCAAAACAGGAGATAGAAAATATTTTTAAGGAAGAGAAAAGAACAGGTGGCTTAAAACACTGATCAGGGTTTGCCTTATTTACTAATAAAGAGAAGACAT is a window of Thermodesulfobacteriota bacterium DNA encoding:
- a CDS encoding DUF3795 domain-containing protein — encoded protein: MLAYCGLKCLECPVFRATKTNDEKLRIETAKNWSEYFEKGVKPEELYCDGCQTLNRRIFSWCKKCPVRLCAGRRRIQNCGFCDAYPCKDIMEIHKINPQAKQEIENIFKEEKRTGGLKH
- a CDS encoding DUF554 domain-containing protein → MLGTLANVAAIIAGSLVGLVFRGKISEKYNQTIIQAISLGVILIGLKSAFKCDDFILILISLALGSLVGELGKIELRLENVGEWLEEKFSKKEGGFAEGFVTTSLLYCVGAMAIVGSLESGLTGNHSTLFAKSTLDGIAAVIFSSTMGIGVLFSSVSVLLYQGTITLAAAYVKPFLVPEVISQMSSVGGLLIVGLGINMLGGHKIKVGNMLPAVFIPLIYYMGMQILV